Proteins from a single region of Alphaproteobacteria bacterium LSUCC0719:
- a CDS encoding adenosylcobinamide-GDP ribazoletransferase — protein sequence MTLDREMDRDRDRAPSQSPFGDCAAAFLLLSRIPTGWYRFPAERPPNFTSALWAFPLVGLVIGGAGGAILVTGAALGLPPLASASLALLGLALLSGAMHEDGLADMADGFGGGRDSNDIIRIMHDSRIGAYGVLALILATALRLSLLALSLEVLAGWHLVGFMAMIGAASRFQPVLQLSVYSVSPHASLAALTGRTSITRLIVALFLWAPAMIWILGLLPTACIALPACALSLWIGRVATRKIDGLTGDVMGATTLCGEIMMLISWASVGAMLPA from the coding sequence ATGACACTGGACAGGGAAATGGACAGGGATAGGGACAGGGCACCGTCGCAATCCCCGTTCGGCGACTGCGCCGCGGCGTTTTTACTTCTCAGCCGCATTCCAACCGGCTGGTACAGGTTTCCTGCCGAACGCCCTCCCAATTTCACATCGGCACTCTGGGCCTTTCCCCTCGTCGGGCTTGTCATTGGCGGCGCGGGTGGCGCCATCCTGGTGACTGGCGCGGCCCTTGGTCTGCCGCCGCTGGCCAGCGCGTCACTGGCGCTTCTTGGCCTTGCCTTGCTGTCAGGTGCCATGCATGAGGACGGGCTGGCCGACATGGCAGACGGGTTTGGCGGTGGTCGGGACAGCAACGACATCATCCGGATCATGCATGACAGCCGCATCGGGGCCTATGGTGTGCTGGCGCTGATCCTTGCGACCGCTCTCAGACTTTCGCTGCTGGCTCTGAGCCTTGAGGTGCTGGCAGGTTGGCATCTGGTCGGTTTCATGGCGATGATCGGGGCGGCGAGCCGGTTTCAGCCGGTATTGCAGCTATCGGTCTATTCCGTCAGCCCGCATGCCAGCCTGGCTGCCCTGACCGGGCGCACCAGCATTACAAGGCTGATTGTCGCGCTGTTCCTGTGGGCACCTGCCATGATCTGGATTTTGGGGCTGTTGCCGACGGCCTGTATTGCGCTGCCGGCATGCGCCCTCAGCCTGTGGATTGGCCGGGTGGCGACACGCAAAATTGACGGCCTGACGGGTGATGTGATGGGCGCAACAACCCTGTGCGGCGAGATCATGATGTTGATCAGTTGGGCGTCGGTTGGCGCGATGCTGCCGGCATGA
- the cobT gene encoding nicotinate-nucleotide--dimethylbenzimidazole phosphoribosyltransferase, whose amino-acid sequence MNSFSSPGHIAELIGKLPQPDGVARASAAARQDQLTKPPGSLGKLEQLALWMAAWQRTDRPQITNGKCLVFAGNHGVVKQGISPFPQEVTQQMVWNFEAGGAAINQLCETAGLELSVTALDLGRPTVDFTTAPAMDPDEVLHAMNVGAAAIGETCDYLIVGEMGIGNTTAAAAICMARFGGDAGGWVGPGTGLDPAGVSHKAMIVQAAIDRHGDKVTDCVSLLAACGGRELAAIAGAVLEARLRSIPVMLDGFISSAAAAALTIGKRLDVLDHCMISHLSAEPGHIRLASALRMQPLLDLRMRLGEASGAAVATLLVRAATAAHNGMATFAEAGVSKET is encoded by the coding sequence ATGAATTCATTTTCCTCACCAGGCCACATTGCCGAATTGATTGGAAAGCTGCCGCAGCCGGATGGTGTGGCACGGGCCAGCGCCGCTGCGCGCCAGGACCAACTGACCAAACCGCCGGGCTCGCTTGGCAAACTTGAACAGCTGGCGCTGTGGATGGCGGCCTGGCAAAGGACTGACAGACCCCAGATCACCAATGGCAAATGCCTTGTCTTTGCTGGCAACCACGGTGTCGTCAAGCAGGGGATCAGCCCGTTCCCGCAGGAAGTCACCCAGCAGATGGTGTGGAATTTCGAGGCTGGCGGAGCCGCAATCAACCAGCTTTGCGAGACCGCAGGACTGGAACTGAGTGTCACCGCACTCGATCTTGGCCGTCCCACCGTCGATTTCACAACGGCGCCTGCCATGGACCCTGACGAGGTTCTGCATGCGATGAATGTTGGCGCTGCCGCCATTGGCGAGACATGCGATTATCTGATTGTCGGCGAAATGGGCATTGGCAACACCACTGCCGCTGCCGCCATCTGCATGGCCAGATTCGGCGGTGATGCCGGTGGCTGGGTCGGGCCGGGCACAGGTCTCGACCCGGCGGGCGTCAGCCACAAGGCAATGATTGTTCAGGCGGCCATCGACCGACATGGCGACAAGGTAACCGATTGCGTCAGTCTTCTTGCCGCCTGTGGTGGCCGTGAACTGGCGGCAATTGCGGGCGCTGTCCTCGAGGCACGACTGCGCAGCATCCCTGTCATGCTTGACGGGTTCATTTCGTCCGCCGCCGCCGCCGCACTGACGATTGGCAAAAGGCTGGATGTTCTGGATCACTGCATGATTTCGCATCTGTCTGCGGAGCCGGGACATATTCGCCTTGCTTCCGCCCTGCGGATGCAGCCGCTGCTCGACCTGCGGATGCGACTTGGCGAGGCAAGCGGTGCCGCGGTGGCGACATTGCTGGTCCGCGCTGCGACGGCGGCCCATAATGGCATGGCGACCTTTGCCGAGGCAGGCGTCAGCAAAGAAACATGA
- the cobU gene encoding bifunctional adenosylcobinamide kinase/adenosylcobinamide-phosphate guanylyltransferase, protein MAPQIQFVLGGARSGKSAHAEMLTQQSAGRPADSDRLVYIATAEIFDDEMAARVDLHRQRRGPEWALVEAPVNLSQAISENDSETTAILVDCLSVWTTNLLIHEHDMDKTRQELVDTIRTCRGRLVLVASETGLGIVPDNALSRRFRDANGLLNQAIAAAADEVFFMMAGIALRIKPQQ, encoded by the coding sequence GTGGCACCACAGATCCAGTTTGTTCTTGGCGGCGCCCGGTCAGGCAAATCGGCGCACGCCGAAATGCTGACGCAGCAGTCTGCTGGCCGCCCAGCCGACAGCGATCGCCTTGTCTATATTGCCACAGCCGAGATCTTTGATGATGAAATGGCGGCACGGGTCGACCTGCATCGCCAGCGGCGCGGGCCGGAATGGGCGCTTGTCGAGGCACCTGTCAATCTTTCACAGGCTATCAGCGAGAATGACAGCGAGACCACAGCCATCCTTGTCGACTGTCTGAGTGTCTGGACGACAAATCTTCTGATCCATGAACATGATATGGACAAAACACGCCAGGAGCTTGTCGACACCATCCGCACTTGTCGGGGCAGGCTTGTCCTTGTGGCCAGCGAAACCGGCCTTGGCATTGTGCCGGACAACGCCCTGTCGCGCCGCTTTCGAGACGCCAATGGTTTACTGAACCAGGCCATCGCCGCGGCAGCTGACGAGGTGTTTTTTATGATGGCAGGTATTGCTTTAAGAATTAAACCACAGCAATAA
- a CDS encoding trimethylamine methyltransferase family protein — protein sequence MSEIGSDSAKRSRRRRRGDGERLKTPFLATQLEWGAVTYLDDPAQPVDPDGVEAIHDASMRILEEIGILFLNDTALDVLKAAGCRVDYDTKLVHMDRDFVMEAVDRAPAQFTITPRNPDREITIGGRHVNFGQVASAPNVMDLDRGRRVGNRADFQDLLRLAQSYNCIHMNCGYPVEPIDIHASIRHLDAHYDILTLTDKVIHAYSLGPERIEDVMELARIAAGLTDEAFESRAHMFTNINSSSPLKHDWPMLDGAMRAARRGQAVIISPFTLAGAMAPVTIAGAVTQQNAEGLAAIALLQHVRDGAPCVYGAFTSNVDMKTGAPAFGTPEYVRAMHMSGQMARRYGLPWRASNANACNAPDAQAIWESLFSLQACCSGHANVIYHAAGWMEGGLSASFEKFIIDCEMLQQIAYTNRPVPIGTDDLAVEAIGAVGPFGHFFGADHTRERYRDAFYAPLMSDWRNYEAWEETGAVWTHDRANAAWKQILAEYEAPPIDPAIDEALCAFVARRKEEGGAPTDF from the coding sequence ATGTCCGAAATCGGATCTGATTCGGCCAAGCGGTCACGCCGTCGTCGTCGCGGTGATGGCGAGCGCCTGAAGACGCCCTTTCTTGCCACACAGCTTGAATGGGGCGCTGTCACCTATCTTGACGACCCGGCACAGCCTGTCGACCCGGACGGTGTTGAGGCCATCCATGATGCCAGCATGCGGATTCTCGAGGAAATCGGCATCCTGTTCCTGAATGATACGGCGCTGGATGTCCTGAAGGCGGCGGGGTGCCGGGTCGATTATGATACAAAGCTGGTGCATATGGATCGTGACTTTGTCATGGAGGCGGTTGACCGCGCGCCGGCGCAATTCACCATCACCCCGCGAAATCCCGATCGCGAGATCACGATCGGCGGGCGGCATGTCAATTTCGGACAGGTTGCCTCGGCACCGAATGTAATGGATCTCGATCGTGGCCGGCGGGTCGGCAATCGCGCCGACTTCCAGGACCTGCTGCGGCTTGCCCAGTCCTATAACTGCATTCACATGAATTGCGGCTATCCGGTCGAGCCGATCGACATTCACGCCTCGATCCGGCATCTCGACGCGCATTACGACATTCTGACCCTGACCGACAAGGTGATCCATGCCTATTCGCTCGGGCCCGAGCGGATCGAGGATGTCATGGAATTGGCGCGGATTGCCGCCGGACTGACGGATGAGGCATTTGAATCACGCGCGCATATGTTCACCAACATCAACTCGTCGTCGCCCCTGAAACATGACTGGCCGATGCTGGATGGTGCGATGCGCGCGGCCCGGCGCGGACAGGCGGTGATCATATCACCCTTCACCCTGGCCGGCGCGATGGCTCCGGTGACGATTGCCGGCGCGGTGACACAGCAGAATGCCGAGGGGCTGGCCGCGATTGCGTTGTTACAGCATGTGCGTGATGGCGCGCCCTGTGTTTACGGTGCCTTTACCAGCAATGTCGACATGAAGACCGGCGCACCGGCCTTTGGCACGCCGGAATATGTGCGCGCCATGCATATGTCGGGGCAGATGGCACGGCGCTACGGGCTGCCCTGGCGTGCCTCCAACGCCAATGCCTGCAACGCGCCGGACGCACAAGCAATCTGGGAATCGCTGTTCTCGCTTCAGGCATGCTGTTCCGGGCATGCCAATGTGATCTATCACGCGGCGGGCTGGATGGAAGGCGGGCTGTCGGCCAGCTTTGAAAAATTCATCATCGATTGCGAAATGCTGCAACAGATCGCCTATACCAACCGTCCGGTGCCGATTGGCACCGATGATCTGGCGGTCGAGGCGATTGGTGCCGTGGGTCCGTTCGGCCATTTCTTTGGCGCGGACCACACCCGGGAACGCTATCGTGACGCCTTTTACGCGCCGCTGATGTCGGACTGGCGCAATTACGAGGCGTGGGAGGAAACCGGCGCCGTCTGGACGCATGACCGCGCCAATGCCGCCTGGAAACAGATCCTTGCCGAATATGAGGCCCCGCCAATCGACCCGGCCATCGACGAGGCCCTGTGTGCATTCGTCGCCCGCCGCAAGGAGGAGGGCGGCGCACCGACCGATTTTTAG